One Syntrophorhabdales bacterium DNA segment encodes these proteins:
- a CDS encoding HU family DNA-binding protein, with product SFVDGVKKALKKGDRVALIGFGTFAISQRKARKGRNPQTGKEIKIAARKVPVFKAGAALKKAVK from the coding sequence TTCCTTCGTCGACGGGGTAAAGAAGGCCCTGAAGAAAGGGGACAGGGTCGCCCTGATCGGCTTCGGCACATTCGCCATCAGCCAGAGGAAGGCACGGAAGGGAAGGAACCCTCAGACCGGCAAGGAGATAAAGATTGCTGCGAGAAAGGTCCCCGTATTCAAGGCAGGCGCCGCTCTCAAGAAGGCGGTCAAGTAG